Part of the Salinigranum rubrum genome is shown below.
TGCCGCCGTCGTCGGTGACGCCGATGACGTAGGTCGCCGTGCCGTCGCCCGAGAGGACGCGGTGGCGCAGTTGCGCCGCGAGACTCTCCATGCGCCCCTCCGCGAGGTGGACGCTCCGAGAGAGCCGTTCCTTGAACTCGATGTAGCCGCCCTCTTCTTCTCCGCGCTCGAGGGCCTCGTCGAGAACGGCCCGGTCAGCGCTCATGCACGCGCGTAGGAAACCCCCCACGTTAAGGCTTTCCGTGGTGCGGGTCCTCGTGTCACAGGAGCGCTCACGAACGATGGGTTCGGGTCGGCGTCGCTACGTCGGTTCGTCGGTCAACCGCTCGTACGCCCGGTTGACGCGTTTGAACTCGTCTTCGTCCCCCGACGGGCGGTCCGGGTGGACCTCCTTCACCCGTTCGCGGTACGCGCTCCGGACGGCCTCGTCGTCGGCGCCGGGGTCCAGTCCGAGCGTCCGGTACGCCTCGCGCTGTGACGGTCCGGAGGACGCGCGCTGTCCGCCGAACCGGGACTGACCCTGCCGCTGGGCACCGGCGCCGAACCCACCCGGTCCGGTCTGCCCACCTCGGGGGCCGCGGAACCGACTACCCGCACGGACGCGTCGGGTCCGGGTCCGTTCCTGGAGGCGGCCGCTAGCGTGATACCACATGAAGTAGGTGGTCGCGGCGAACGGAACCGCGATAACGAGCAGGAACAACTGCTGAGTGAACGACAGCACCACTAGAAGGACGGTCAGACCGGCGAAGACGGCTGCGAGCCCCAAGACGAGTCGGTCTCGGTCCACACCTGTCGTTGGGTGTGCGGGGTTGTAAGCGTCTCGCACCCGGCGGCTGTGTGGCCAACGGGCGACTGGGCGGAACGCTCATGAGTCCGTGTGCCGACCGTTGACACGGGTATGTACGGAACAGCGCAGGAACCGTACCGGTGTGAGGCGTGCGGAAAGGAGTTCGAGACGGAGCGCGCCCTCAGGGCGCACGTCCACACGGTGGGACTCGTCGACTGAGAGCGGGCCAGCGAGCGGCGGAGACGCCACGTACTAGAGAGACTCAGCGGTACCGATTGAGTCGCTTCTTCAGCCGCTTCGCCGCTTCACCGGCCGCCTTGGCGAACGCCGCTCCCCGGTCTTCGCCGGCGAAGATGATACCGCGAGAGGAGTTCACGAGGCCGACGCCGTCCGCGAGGCCGTGGGTGACGGCGGCCTCGGCGTCACCGCCCTGCGCGCCGACGCCGGGCACGAGGAAGGGGAGGTCCGGCACCTGTTCGCGGACGGATTCGAGTTCCTCGGGCGTCGTCGCCCCGACGACGAGACCGACGTTCCCGTTTCGGTTCCACAGGTCCGCGAGCGCTGCGACGCGCTCGTAGACGCGGTCGCCCGAGGCGAGTTCGAGGTCCTGTACGTCGCTTCCGCCGGGGTTGGAGGTCCGACAGAGGACGAACACGCCCTTGTCGGCGCGGGAGAGAAACGGTTCGAGCGAGTCTCTGCCCAGATACGGATTGAGCGTGATGGCGTCGGCGTGGTCGAGAAGCTTCGCGTACTGTCGGGACGTGTTACCGATGTCGGCCCGCTTCGCGTCCAGGAGGACGGGGACGTCCTTCCCGTGAGCGTACGCGATGGTCTCGCGGAGCGCACGCCAGCCGTCGCCGTCCTCGTAGAAGGCGGCGTTCGGCTTGTAGCAGGCCGCGTGTTCGTGCGTCGCGTCGATGATCCGGCGGTTGAACGCCCAGCGGGGCAGGTCGTACTCGTCGAGGTGCTCGGGGATGCGGGTGGGGTCGGGGTCGAGGCCGACGGAGACGACGCTGTCGACCCGGTCGATGCGGTCGCGGAGGCGGTCGAAGAAGTCCTCGTTCATTTGCGCGTACTCACCCACGGAGCCGCTAATAGCGTTCGGGTTCGCCAGTGCGCGTCGTCAGCGACGCGCGACCGAGTCGTGAGCGTCCACCCCGCATCGTGACCGAGCTTTATCGTCGTGTGATCCGTATGACACACGGTGAGAGGCGATGGAGACGATTCGACAGTCTGTCGAACGGGGGGACGAGGCGGGTCGTGAGCCGAACGCGTACTGGCTGACGCGCGCGCTCCCACAGAGCACGCGGGGGACGCTGCTCACGGCGGGAGCGGTCGCCGCCGGACTGTACGTCAGTGGATTCGTGGGCGCAGTGCTCGCCGGACAGTCCGGCTATCTCCGAGAGACCGACTTCTACCTGTACGCGCTCGGCGCGTTCTTCGAGGTGGTGTTGCTCTGCAACTGGTCGGCGCGGTACCCGAGGCTGTGGCAGGCGCTCAACGCGAGGACCGGAGAGGGTGAACGGCTGTTCGACGTTCCGGAAGACAGGTATCGGGAGGTCGTCGACCGGGGCCTCCGTCGCGTCTACCGGCTGGACGGGCCGGTCGCGCTCTTCGCGCTGTATCACCTGTTCATCATGCTCGTCCTGTTCCAGGGCGGGGCGTTCGACCACATCAGACACTGGAACCTCGTCGTCGTCAATCTCCTCGGCGCGTTCGCCGTCTACCTCTTCTTCGGCCACCTTCTCCTCCTCCGGGACGTGGTCGCGCTGCCGGTCACCGACGTCGACGCGGCGGCCGACCGGTTCGAGGCCGTCATCGACTTCGGCCTGCTCGTCATCGTGGAGTGGTTCCCCGCGGTCACGGTGCTCTTCGCGTACGTGTTCGAGACGCTGTACGGGGCAGTCTCGGGGGGAGACCGGCTCTGGGCGAGCTTCCTGACGATTCTCCTCGGAGGCGGACCAAGCGGGGCGACGGCCGAACTCCTCTTGCTCCTCGGGTTCACCGTCGTCGGCGTCGTCGCGTTCGTCGCGACCCTCCTCCTGGTACACACCGGCCTCGCCGCCGCGCGGCGCAGGGAGCTACGCGCGATCCGACGCGAGTACGAGGAGTTCTACGAGCTGTGGAAGGCCGAGTCGGAGTCGACGGAGCGGCTGGCGACCGGGATGGACATCCTCGAACGGCAGCAGGCGAGCGTGAAGGCCGCCCGGACGTGGCCGTACAACGCCTCGATGGTGCTCAGACTCGGAATCGCGTCACAGATTCCGGTGCTCAGTCTCGTCGCGAGGGTGTTGACCGGGGGCTGAGGGGTGGGTCCGCGTCGTGGACGCTACGCCAGTGACTCCGACTCGTAGACGACGTCCCCGTCCACGACGGTCATCACGGGGTCGACGTCGGCAGTCTCGTCCGCCTCCCACGGCGACTCGTCGAGGACGACCAGATCCGCCCGGGTGCCGAGCGCGAGCGTCCCGAGTCGGTCCTCGTCGAAGCCGGCGTACGCACCTCCGGCGGTGTACGCGCGGAGCGCCTCGGTGGTCGAGAGGCGCTGGCTCTCGTGGGGCGCGTCGACGGCGCAGGCGATTCCGAGCAAGGGGTCGAGCGGCATGCAGTCGCTCCCGAACGCCAGCGGGACACCGGCGTCGACCATCGCGCGGTAGCGGTTCGTCTCGGTTCGTCGAGGGCCGAGCCGTCGCTCGTACAGGCCGCCCTCGTCGGCCCACTTCAGGAAGTTCGGTTGGACCGAGGCGACGACGCCTAGCTCGCGCATCCGTTCGATGGCCGCGTCGTCGGCGAGTTCGACGTGTTCGATGCGGTGACGGCTGTCGGCATCCGCGTCGGAAACTCGCTCGAACGCGTCGAGGACGGCCTCGACCGCCTCGTCGCCGATGGCGTGGGCCGTCACCTGAAAGCCCGCGTCGTCGGCCCTGGTCACGAGGGCGTTCAGTTCCGCGGGCGGGACGACCCACTGGCCCGTCGTGTCGGCGTCGGCGTACGGACTCGAAAGCTTCGCCGTCCGCCCGCCGAAGCTCCCGTCCGTGTAGGTCTTGATGGCACCCACGGTGACGAGTCCCGACCCGTGGTTCGTCCGGAGACCGACGTCGATCAGAGCGTCGAGGTGGTCGGACCAGTAGTTGAGTCGAACGCGGAGTGAGAGGTCGTCCGTCTCCTGGAGGTCGCGGTACACCTCGGGTGCGTGGGAGTTCCGGACCATGTCGTGGACGCCGGTGACGCCGCGTTCGTTCGCGTGGCGCTGGGCCGCCTCTATGAGTGCGCGCGTCTCGTCTCGGGTGGGCGAGACGGCGTCCCAGACGTCGTCGACCGCCGTCTCGACGAGGACGCCCGTCGCCTCTTCCTCACCCTGAACGTCGCCCCCGTGGTCGCCCGCAGCGAGGCCGAGGCGGTCGAGGGCGACCGAGTTGAGCGACGCGACGTGCATGTCCTCGCGGAAGGCGACGACGGGGCGAGAGTCGGAGACCCCGTCGAGGTCCGTGCGGGTGAGGTAGCGGTCGTCGTCCCAGCGCGACTCGTCGTAGCCGAAGCCCTGGACCCACTCGTTCCCGCGCTCACCCTCACCCTCGACCTCTACCTCGGCCGCGCGCTCGCGGAGGTGGTCGAGGGCAGCGGTGCGAGAATCGACCGAGAGGTCCGCGTGAACGAGTCGGCGGCCGACCATCGGGAGGTGGGTGTGGGCGTCGACGAAGCCCGGGAGGACGACGCGACCGTCGAGTTCGACCACCCGGGTGTCGGTGCCCGCGAGAAAGTCGACGTCGTAGGCGTTCGTGAGGCGGACGATTCGGCCGTCGCGCACGGCGAGCGCCTCGTACGTCTCGTCGGGGTCGGAGAGGGAGTGTACCTCCGCGTCGGTGAGGATGAGGTCGGCGGCCGCGGTCATACACCCTCACGTGTGGGGGAGGAGCAAGAACGTTCGGGAGTCGGTCGATTTGCTTCCGAGTTTCGACTGGGAGAGAGATTGTGTGAGTGCTCGACTGGGAGAACGGCTGTTCGATTGCGACGGCGACGAGAGGCGGTGCACGGGCGCGGTGGACCGCAGCCTCGGCCGCCGGAGCGACTGCGTCGCTCCGAGCCTGTGCTCGTTTTCACTCGTGCAGACACCGGAGCAACGGGGTTGCTTCGAGCCGTTCACTCGCTCCGCTCGCTCACTCCCGCGCCGACCGCCACAGAGTGACGCGAGCGGTGGCGCGTGACGGCGCGGCCCCTGTGGCCGCGCGATACGTGCGAGGGGCGAGCGACCACTGGGAGCGAGTCGGCTGGGGAGGACGTGGCTGCGGTCTCACCGCGCCCGTACACCGCGCGGCCATCGTTGTGGTCTCACCGACGCCGCAGACTCGATTTCAACCCGAGTACGGACGCGTCTCTCTCACTCGTGTTTCCCACCTCTCACCGTCCCAGCGACTCGTGCGCACTGGAGAGATGACGCGACGCCAGCGCCGATAAGAGGGAGAGTTCGCCCGCGAGCGCGCCGACGGCGATGCACTCCGCGAGCGCGTCGGCGTTGTTCCCCGCTGGGTCGCCGCCGCCGCGCACTCCAAGGACGTCCAGTCCTTCGGCCTGCGTCGGGAGCTTCGTCCCGCCGCCGACGGTTCCGACTTCGAGGGAGGCGAGCGACACCGAGGCGTAGAGGCCCTCCTCTCGCACGTCGGCGGTGGTGATGGCGTTGGCCCCCTCGACGACCTGTGCGGCGTCCTGCCCCGTCGCGAGGAACATCGCGGCGACGACGTTGGCGACGTGGGCGTTGAACCCCAGGGAACCGGCCTTCGCGCTCCCGACCAGGTTCTTCCGGGTGTTGACCTCCGCGATGGCCGCGGGCGTGGTGTGGAGGCGCTCCTCGACGACGTCTCGCGGAATCAGGACGTCGGCCGTCACCGACCGCCCGCGCCCCTCGACTGCGTTGATGGCGGCGGGCTTCTTGTCCGTGCAGAGGTTGCCCGACAGCGCCACGAGCGAGGCGGTCGTCTCCGCCTCGACGACGTCGCAGGCCGCCTGCGTGGCGATGGTGGCCATGTTCATCCCCATCGCGTCCTTCGTGTCGTATCTGAAGCGCAAGAAGACGTTGTCGCCCACGACGTACGGCTTCACCGCTTCTAACTCCCCGTGGCTCGTCGTCTCCTCGGCGGCATCTTTCAACGTCGACCCGTTGTCCCGGACCCACGACGCGAGCGCCTCGCCCTCGACGACCGAGTCGACGCGGAACACTGGCGCGCGGGTCATCCCGGAGGTGGTCACTCTCGCCGTCGCGCCGCCCGCGCGGTCGATGACCGAACAGCCGCGGTTGACCGACGCGAGGAGCGCCCCCTCCGTCGTGGCCATCGGGAGGTAGTAGTTGCCGGAGGCGGCGCCGCCGTCGACGGTGACGGGACCGACGACGCCCGCGGGAATCTGGACCGCACCGATCATGTTCTCGATGTTCGGGTCGGCGGCGGCGGCGTCGAACGCGTACTCGCCGACCGTTTCGAGCGACGCACCCGACTGCTCCTCGACGAGCAGGCGTCGGGCCGCCGTGGCCGTGTCGGGGTCGGCGTGTTCTTCCAGCGCGTGAAACCGGACTTCGCCCGCGCGGACGCGCTCCGCGAGCGCCTCGGGGGTCGGGTCCGTGTCCGAGTCGGTCATACGCGCACGTCTCCCTCGGGCGTCTAACGCTTGTCGGTCCGGCCTCCCGCACTCTCGTGGTGTGCTGATTTCACGGGCCGTCCGTTCGGTGGACCGGGCGTCGCCGTGAACATCGGACGGGCAGTCGGCGCGCGGGAGTGAGCGACGTGAACGACTCGCGCGAGGTCTTCGTGAGGGAGCCGAACGAACGGCTCGAAGCGACTGCGTCGCTCCGGCGGCCGAGGCTGCGGTTTCACCGCCTTAGCGACGCCGCGGTCTCCCCGCTGTCACCGCCACTGCCGACGACGAGCCAGCTCCCACCCACCGCTGGGTGTACTCACCGTCCCGAGAGCCGAAACCGAACCAACCCCTCCGAGAAAAACGCCGACCGAACCGCTACGTCCACGCCTCACACCCACTTTCACTTCCGCCGCGCGTCTGGCTCGCGCTTTTTCACCTCACACCCGTTGTTCGTCACGCGTCCGTCGGCGAGCACCGGCGGGCGTAGCCACCATGACAACCGACAGTTCGCGCGGCGTGTCCGACGCGGCCGCCACGAGCGACGGGACCGACACCGACGACTACCGGAAGGCGGTCCTGACGCTCCGGGTGGTGAAACTCGCCCTGGGGGCGCTCGTCTCCGCCCTCACCGTCCTTCGGTTGCTGGGCGTCATCTGAGGCCGGGGAGCGGGTCAGAGCAGTCGGTATCGTCCCCGACTCTCCGACACGTCGCCCCGACGCGTGAGTTTCGCCAGGAGGTCGCGGGCGGCCGCCGCGGGCACGCCGTGCTCGTCGGCGTACGCGACGATTTCCCCTTCGGTGGGCCGGTCGCCCTCCCGAATCGCGTCCCTGACCACCTCGTCGCGGGTGCGCGACCGCGTCTCCTCGCGGCCGGCCGCGGCCACCTCGTCGGCGTCGAGGCCCGACTCCTCCAGGTACTCCCGGTCGTCGATGACCGGCGTCTCCGTCTCGGCCTCCATCTCCGCGACGGTTTCGAGGTCCGAAAACGCCTCCGACGCCCCCTGTTTCTTCGCCAGTAACTCGGCCCGCGCCTGCCGCGCGGTGTCGCGGTCGTCGGACTCGAAGAGGCGCTTCAGCTTCCGCGTCTGATGGCGACGACCACAGCGTGGACACCGCGCCGTCTTCGACGAGGCGGGGTCCGAGAGGAGCCACAGCGCCGCACAGTCGGTACAGCCGACGACCGCGTACATACTCGCGGCTGGGCGGCCCGCACTCTTATATCGCTCGCCGTCGGGACCATGGCATGGAGCGCGTTCCACTCTCGGGAGTAGAGCCCGCCGAAGCGGTCGACGGTGTTCACCTCTCGCAACTGGCCGCCGGGACGGAGATGAGCGTCCAGCACTTCCGCATCGACCCCGGCGCTCGCGTCCCCGAGCACAGTCACCCGCACGAACAGACCGGCTACGTCACGGCCGGCGAACTCACCTTCCTCGTCGACGGGGAGGAAGTCACCGTCTCGGCGGGCGACTCGTACGCCATCCCCGGCGACGAACCACACGGCGCCGAGAACCGCGGCGACGAACCCGTCGAGGGCGTCGACATCTTCGCCCCGCCCCGGGTGAACCCCGACTGGGACGGCGCGGACGAGTCGTGACACTGCCCGCTATCGGTCGGTGAGCGCTCTCGGCACCCCCGGCTTCGACTCTCGTTACGCAGGAGCAGTCGACGGTCCGGCCGATAAACCGTCGGTCGGGAGGGACGGTCCGGGAGTGCACGAACGTCGTTTGCGGCGCGTC
Proteins encoded:
- a CDS encoding J domain-containing protein, with translation MDRDRLVLGLAAVFAGLTVLLVVLSFTQQLFLLVIAVPFAATTYFMWYHASGRLQERTRTRRVRAGSRFRGPRGGQTGPGGFGAGAQRQGQSRFGGQRASSGPSQREAYRTLGLDPGADDEAVRSAYRERVKEVHPDRPSGDEDEFKRVNRAYERLTDEPT
- a CDS encoding cupin domain-containing protein, translated to MERVPLSGVEPAEAVDGVHLSQLAAGTEMSVQHFRIDPGARVPEHSHPHEQTGYVTAGELTFLVDGEEVTVSAGDSYAIPGDEPHGAENRGDEPVEGVDIFAPPRVNPDWDGADES
- a CDS encoding DUF5817 domain-containing protein, whose product is MYAVVGCTDCAALWLLSDPASSKTARCPRCGRRHQTRKLKRLFESDDRDTARQARAELLAKKQGASEAFSDLETVAEMEAETETPVIDDREYLEESGLDADEVAAAGREETRSRTRDEVVRDAIREGDRPTEGEIVAYADEHGVPAAAARDLLAKLTRRGDVSESRGRYRLL
- a CDS encoding C2H2-type zinc finger protein, with translation MYGTAQEPYRCEACGKEFETERALRAHVHTVGLVD
- a CDS encoding amidohydrolase codes for the protein MTAAADLILTDAEVHSLSDPDETYEALAVRDGRIVRLTNAYDVDFLAGTDTRVVELDGRVVLPGFVDAHTHLPMVGRRLVHADLSVDSRTAALDHLRERAAEVEVEGEGERGNEWVQGFGYDESRWDDDRYLTRTDLDGVSDSRPVVAFREDMHVASLNSVALDRLGLAAGDHGGDVQGEEEATGVLVETAVDDVWDAVSPTRDETRALIEAAQRHANERGVTGVHDMVRNSHAPEVYRDLQETDDLSLRVRLNYWSDHLDALIDVGLRTNHGSGLVTVGAIKTYTDGSFGGRTAKLSSPYADADTTGQWVVPPAELNALVTRADDAGFQVTAHAIGDEAVEAVLDAFERVSDADADSRHRIEHVELADDAAIERMRELGVVASVQPNFLKWADEGGLYERRLGPRRTETNRYRAMVDAGVPLAFGSDCMPLDPLLGIACAVDAPHESQRLSTTEALRAYTAGGAYAGFDEDRLGTLALGTRADLVVLDESPWEADETADVDPVMTVVDGDVVYESESLA
- the hmgA gene encoding hydroxymethylglutaryl-CoA reductase (NADPH); this translates as MTDSDTDPTPEALAERVRAGEVRFHALEEHADPDTATAARRLLVEEQSGASLETVGEYAFDAAAADPNIENMIGAVQIPAGVVGPVTVDGGAASGNYYLPMATTEGALLASVNRGCSVIDRAGGATARVTTSGMTRAPVFRVDSVVEGEALASWVRDNGSTLKDAAEETTSHGELEAVKPYVVGDNVFLRFRYDTKDAMGMNMATIATQAACDVVEAETTASLVALSGNLCTDKKPAAINAVEGRGRSVTADVLIPRDVVEERLHTTPAAIAEVNTRKNLVGSAKAGSLGFNAHVANVVAAMFLATGQDAAQVVEGANAITTADVREEGLYASVSLASLEVGTVGGGTKLPTQAEGLDVLGVRGGGDPAGNNADALAECIAVGALAGELSLLSALASRHLSSAHESLGR
- the pyrF gene encoding orotidine-5'-phosphate decarboxylase — translated: MNEDFFDRLRDRIDRVDSVVSVGLDPDPTRIPEHLDEYDLPRWAFNRRIIDATHEHAACYKPNAAFYEDGDGWRALRETIAYAHGKDVPVLLDAKRADIGNTSRQYAKLLDHADAITLNPYLGRDSLEPFLSRADKGVFVLCRTSNPGGSDVQDLELASGDRVYERVAALADLWNRNGNVGLVVGATTPEELESVREQVPDLPFLVPGVGAQGGDAEAAVTHGLADGVGLVNSSRGIIFAGEDRGAAFAKAAGEAAKRLKKRLNRYR